A genomic segment from Aridibaculum aurantiacum encodes:
- a CDS encoding Gfo/Idh/MocA family oxidoreductase, whose translation MDRSTFIKNSTLASAGILLAKSPLTAFANKPAAKKRIVMVGTGHRGIGFWGKPVVDNYGDVVEFVGLCDNNPGRLAFAKDRMGVTCPTFTDFTTMMRTVKPEVVIVTTVDSTHDEFIIKAMEMGADVITEKPMTTDEKKCKAILAAEKRTGKKVMVAFNYRHGPHMMKIKELLAANRIGNVTSVDFNWMLNVYHGADYFRRWHGLMRKSGSLWVHKSTHHFDLVNWWLNSEPVEVTAYGELEHYGKNNPFRGVRCQGCGHKDYCKFYRDITKEDWLNNLYVKNEHHDGYFRDQCVWRKEIDIYDKMSAQIKYANGVTVNYSLTTYSPYEGWRIAFNGFNGRMETWQDIPYQDDNALNQEQRHAVEMSQDKEAIPGKFREIMVMDNFNKEHEIIKVPQYAGGHGGGDKRMHNRIFRDPSDNPYNILAGTRDGAMSILIGIAANKSIQLKRPVKISELTDLKPMAKRHA comes from the coding sequence AACAAGCCTGCTGCAAAAAAGAGAATAGTTATGGTTGGTACCGGTCACCGTGGTATCGGGTTTTGGGGCAAACCGGTAGTAGACAATTATGGTGATGTAGTAGAATTTGTAGGCCTTTGCGACAATAACCCAGGCAGACTAGCTTTTGCTAAAGATAGAATGGGCGTTACTTGTCCAACCTTCACAGATTTTACTACCATGATGCGTACGGTGAAGCCAGAGGTGGTAATTGTAACCACAGTTGACTCCACCCACGATGAATTCATCATCAAGGCAATGGAAATGGGTGCCGATGTTATTACCGAAAAACCCATGACAACCGATGAGAAAAAATGCAAGGCCATTTTAGCTGCGGAAAAAAGAACAGGTAAAAAGGTAATGGTTGCTTTTAATTACAGGCATGGTCCGCACATGATGAAGATCAAGGAACTCTTGGCTGCCAACCGCATAGGTAATGTTACCTCTGTAGATTTCAACTGGATGCTGAATGTATACCATGGTGCAGATTACTTCCGTCGGTGGCATGGACTAATGCGTAAGAGCGGCTCGCTTTGGGTTCACAAATCAACCCACCACTTCGACTTAGTAAACTGGTGGCTAAATAGCGAACCTGTAGAGGTAACGGCTTATGGTGAATTAGAACATTATGGCAAGAACAATCCTTTCAGGGGTGTGCGCTGCCAGGGCTGCGGTCATAAAGACTACTGTAAGTTCTACCGCGATATCACCAAAGAAGATTGGCTGAACAATCTTTATGTAAAGAATGAACATCATGACGGCTACTTCCGCGACCAGTGTGTGTGGCGTAAAGAAATAGACATTTACGATAAAATGAGTGCCCAGATAAAGTATGCGAATGGCGTTACAGTGAACTATAGCCTTACTACCTACTCTCCGTACGAAGGTTGGCGCATAGCTTTCAACGGCTTTAATGGCCGCATGGAAACCTGGCAGGACATACCGTACCAGGATGATAACGCGCTGAACCAGGAACAAAGGCATGCAGTAGAGATGTCGCAGGATAAGGAAGCTATACCTGGCAAGTTCAGGGAGATCATGGTGATGGATAACTTCAACAAAGAGCACGAGATAATAAAAGTGCCGCAATACGCAGGCGGCCATGGTGGTGGTGATAAGCGGATGCACAACCGTATTTTCCGCGACCCGTCAGACAACCCGTACAACATTCTAGCTGGAACAAGAGATGGCGCAATGTCCATTTTGATAGGAATAGCTGCAAACAAAAGTATTCAGTTAAAGCGTCCGGTAAAGATCAGCGAACTGACTGACCTGAAGCCGATGGCGAAGCGGCATGCTTAA
- the purN gene encoding phosphoribosylglycinamide formyltransferase encodes MNIAIFASGAGSNAKKIIQHFEQHNTIHVALVVCNKPGAGVLEVAKEENIPALLIEKERFFSGDAYLDVLKEAKVDFIVLAGFLWKVPATLIDAYPDKIVNIHPALLPKYGGKGMYGALVHKAVIAAGEKESGITIHYVDGHYDNGDIIQQATCTVEAGETEASLAQKIHALEHEVYPATIEKLLMEIMANNS; translated from the coding sequence ATGAACATTGCCATTTTTGCTTCCGGTGCCGGATCAAATGCTAAAAAAATCATTCAACATTTTGAGCAGCATAATACTATACATGTAGCACTTGTAGTATGTAATAAGCCTGGGGCAGGAGTTTTAGAAGTGGCTAAAGAAGAAAACATACCTGCACTTTTAATAGAAAAAGAAAGGTTTTTTAGCGGGGATGCTTATTTGGATGTTTTGAAGGAAGCGAAGGTTGATTTCATTGTCCTGGCAGGATTTCTTTGGAAGGTGCCTGCTACATTGATAGATGCTTATCCTGATAAGATCGTGAACATACACCCTGCCTTACTGCCGAAGTACGGCGGCAAGGGAATGTATGGCGCACTCGTTCATAAAGCCGTAATAGCTGCCGGCGAAAAAGAAAGTGGCATCACCATCCATTATGTAGACGGGCATTACGATAATGGAGATATCATACAGCAAGCAACCTGCACTGTAGAGGCTGGTGAAACAGAAGCTTCTCTTGCGCAAAAGATACATGCCCTGGAGCACGAGGTGTATCCTGCAACTATAGAAAAGCTGCTAATGGAAATAATGGCAAACAACAGTTAG